In Danio aesculapii chromosome 12, fDanAes4.1, whole genome shotgun sequence, the sequence tTTACACCATGTTATTTCAGATATCAAGGTGATCTTTTGCCTAGTTTAACTGCAAACTGACTCGAGGCCCGTTTATTATGTTAAGTTTTTATGTTTTTCCTATGTtgaagtgggtttcctccaggtgaagGTTAGATTAATTTGTAACAGTAAATTGCTCGTGTGTAgaaatgtgaatgtgtctgaTATAACGTCAGTCTAGTGATTTATTGCCAATCTGACCAGGATATTTCCCAGCCTTCAGCCCAGGACGACGGATAAACTCCAGCATCCCAGACATTCCCTTAGGACAAGCGTTTTATATGGAGGATGAAAAGAAAATAGCAAAAAGTCCAAGCATTTCACAACAAAAAAATGCctaataaaatcaaaatatacgAAAGCAAATCAGGGCTCATTATGTCAACCGAAGACATCATTTAATTTAACAGTAAACGTTTTATTCCTCATATAAAGCTAGGTAAGAATACACTTACCCTTGTATTGTTCTTCCCTTTCGTATtagtcaaacaaaaaaaaactccactGATTAAATCAAACacattaaaacagaaatattttgctGTTTACTTCATAAACACTTCATAAAAGCGAACGGACATTGAGGATGACTGCAGCGTTGTTTCTTCTTCGTGACGTCATGGTCGTGCTTTTGCACAAGTCACGCATTACTGCCGCCTGCAGGGCGTGATATTCTCCAAAAACACCGTGCTTGAAGAAAAAGAGAAGCCATCATAACAGTAATCAATGTTAAagaatcaataataattataaataattaataatagtgcATATGTTGGGACATATTCCATTAGGATTTTGTGGCTCTCAgactttatttgatttttttctctttaaacttGTATCTTGTATTCTGTCTCTGCCTTTACATAAACATAATGTTTAACAAAGCTAATTATTGCTGTAAAAATGGTAATTATCAAGGCATTGGTTGACTGACAAATGATTTcttatttcaaattaaatgttCATATTACTGCATTTCTGAGaggaaaataaatcaaaacagaaGAAAATAGGTGTTGTAACATTTTCTACAGTAATATGGAAATGCATAGTTCACCGGTACTTACCCAGAGTCCTGACGTGAACTTAGTGGGCGTCATTTAGAAATCGAAAGTATCGCGAAGGGAAACTTGTCATCTAAACGTCTGCGTCTCTCTGCTTGCGACCTGCTTCTCTTATTAAGACAAATTGCTTTCATTATGTCTAAAGCTAACGTACTGAAGCTAAACTCCGATAATGCATTGAGGGTAAGTTCATCTTTATAATCTTTATATATTCTCCGTCTACAAACTCGAAGTAAAACCCGTTTGTTTGAGCTGTGCATTGAGTTTGGATCCTGTAGGGCGTTTTAAAGGTCATTTTGTCGAATGTATGGATATTATCGAGCGTACCAACTGCTTAATATCTCAATTTATTTGTTACAAAAATCCTGAGTCACACTTCCTCATCcacagtgaaagtgaaagtaactTTACCTGAAGGCGCCATGCTTGTAGAACAAAGAATTTCTAAGATAAATGAATTGTAATTGAACATTTGTGTTATCTTCATCCAGATAGAAAACTACCGCCAGTCACTGTATAAGCAGGTATGAGTTTACTTCAGATAATTCAAACATGGGCTATATTTGGTCTTGTTGCTGCACTGTTGTTTGTGTTGACTGATAGTTCTTTTGTTAACAGGCAGAAGACCTGTTCTCTAATTACATACCGCTGAAGATCTCACAGCTTGACAACCTGCTAAAGGTATATTTTGCGtacatttaatcatttggcaGATGTGACTACATGCAAATCAGCACTAGGCTAAATGTGTCCTTAAATGAACTCATCAATACCCTGTTCCTgctgcattattatttatgtgtgtgtgtgtgtgtgtgtgtgtgtgtgtgtgtgtgtgtgtgtggttttaggGGGATGAGTTTAGTATCACTGACCTCTCATCTCTCCATGCACCCCTGGACATACCCATTCCTGACCCCCCTGCCCCAGAGGAAGAGGTTGGCATCCAGCTCAATATTCATAATAATGATGCTTtctgaaataacaataatattaaaaaagaatttatggcaatatatataaaatattttaataggaGATGGAGACAGATAAAAATGAAGATGATGAGAAAAAGAAGAAAGGtaatgtgtacacacacacttaaaaggCTTCACACCAGAGGAACTTCTTCACAGTTTCTCCAACTATTACTTTTCAGCATGTTTGCACTACATGAACTACAAACTATTTTTAGTAGAGGAATAATAGGAACTACCAGTGATGTAAGTGTAAGTTGATTGGCTgaatacatgcaaaaaaaaaaaaaaaaaactggcacaGTATTTTAGTGTTactagacacacacatacagtactaaAAGCTAATGTTAACTGCATTTGCTATTGGTAGCTAGTTCTTAGAACCATATGTCTTTAACTAATTATTGGCATCATTCTATCTTGTAAGACAATGTAATCTATACCATGGGACCTTTATTTGCTGGGTTACAGTACTTGCTGTGATTACAGAGCCCAATTCTTGAAAAGCATGTTCGGTTGCAATATTTGCAAGAATGAGCATCAaattttgcaattattttttcGTCAAACATTGTAGTTAAACCATGTTAATTTCGttatacctatgtcattatacacacAGCCAAGaatactcacacacacagctgtatcTGGCTGGTCATGTGAGCTCAATAAGGACAATGTTTTGTTTCTGGTGTTAGATGACAATGTAGATTTATAGGATCTGTGTAGGAATAGTCAAAACCAGTCAGCAAAGTTTTGTCAGGGACCCAAAGGTCAGTTACCAGTAAGTCTTGTCTGATTCCCCAAATAAATTGGTGTGTTCCAAATTGCACAAATACACACTTTTCAGTTCTTTTGTTGTATAGATATTGTGAGTAGTGCAGCCACACTGTAAATTCTAGaaaaattacactttaaatacCTGCATCAtgcacttaggcccaatcccaattctatttttgtacccccacCACTTTCCCTTGACCCTTGAAACTGAGTGTGAAAGGGAaaggcttcaaattttacccatAAAAATTGGGACACCATTACAGCACCTGTACACGTTATCATATGTTGTCATGATTTCTTACTTCATGAGatcgatggcgactgctgtagttattccagtggTAGACCCTGTAAAAAGTTCATTTCCAGTCaccagacttttctgacagggtattcaagtgacagatgtgaatgtatgttgtgggactactatacaggatttattgttatggattatagatagtgaaaatTTTGTGGTGGGGGTTGGAGGTTAtcgttttttaaaaagcatgacggtaaaacacaaatgctgttatgaatgtattaaaacatatgcttgtttgtttgttggtaaaaaaaaaaaaataattcgtGCATCTCCTGACATCCATGTGCAGCCAAGCTGCCGTTGTAaatggtgtattctggaaaatttttGTACCCATTGGTTCCGAGTGTGGTCCCGAAAAatttctgtttcaagggctatctagccttCAATCTAAAGAGAACTTTAGTAAGGGGGGTAAGGAGAAgcactaaggggtagaattggtattgggcctTATTCAGCTGAAACAAAGGGTCAATTTAAAAACTTTATGCACTTAACACTTACAGCTTGCTAGTGGAATGGAAGGCACTATCAAGCTCTGAAATTTAGAGTAATTATTTTGAATTGTGCAAGCAAAATAGTTTTTACACCACCTCCTGGTGGTGACTGGGGTTGTATTCAGGTACTATTTGGTAGCTTGCTAATTCATGGAAACTATTAAATGTTGACTGAAAAAAAACGACATATATAATACATCTTAGTTAATTTAACAGTATCTCTAGGAGTAAAAAGGAACGCAGCACAGGAGgataaacaattcaattcatgtttatttctatagcgcttttacaatgtagattgtttcaaagcagcttcacatagaaaagtatagtgaattgaaacagtgtcagtgcagttttcaaagtttaagttcagtttagctcagttcagtgtggtttaattttcactgctgagagcaGGGGCgaagcggacattttaaaagtggggggacggctgtatgagatcatacgttcatataattattaattacctggttctaaatggtctgtctctaaaagtgagggggacgtagtCCCCCAGTCCTccccggttgctacacccctggctgagagtccaaacactgaagagcaaatccatcgatgcgcagctctacaagtcccaaaccaagcaagccagtgccGATAAACACAGGGTAGACATTCAAGACCAGACAGGAAGAGAAAAAAGGAACTTAATGCACAAACTAATGACAATAACAGGTGAACATACTACAAGATAACGAAGGAGGGAAACAGAAAAAGGAACCACAtgaccaaacacacctaaatcgAATTAACATGGAGCACATGGAGAAGTAAACACAACACAACCACATGGTACTGGGCAAACACAGTCCAAACATGAGTTCTTAAAAAatgttagtgttccatttggaaaGCGACTAAATTTATACAGCACATGgtttagtgtataagtgcatatcgtattacatttattcatttagcagacacttttattaaAGCATGTGAAGCACGCTCAGAACTATGTAATGTTAAACTGTGGTGTGATTACCTTGGTGCTACATTTAATTTGAATCAGTGTGAACACTGTCATCTGAAACTTGGTGCACACTAAACAAAGAAACTCTACTGTGTTTTACAGAATATGAATGTAACAACAGGATAGAATGTCACAAGGTTCTCACCCCTAAAAGAAACAGAATGCTTGAGCACATCTGTTTTTTTATGTAGTAAACTCTTCACAAGTTCTTAACAAAGGAAGTTTACAATAtggataataaatatacatattttccttttttatctTTAGCTTAAGTCCCAAAAATGACAGGTAATTTAACCAGGGCtaaatttaataatttcattttttcaGACCATACAAACCAAGACGACTACAAACGTGAACACACCTTAAAGGTCTGGGAGgttgacttaaagggatagttcacccaaaaatgaaaaattgctcactatttatgtttctttcttctgttgaacacaaattaagatatttagaagaaaactgaaaGCGCAACAAACAATCAACTTTCAGTaggaggaaaacaaatactaagtcaaagtttatgtgtgtttaacagaagaaagaacttgTAAAGCTTTGAAACAAGTTAAGGGTGAGTACATAATTTTTGGGTAAGCTATTCCTTAAAGAGCAGAAAGAAAGggataaatgacaaaataattataaaataacttgagCAGGGTTTAGTGAATAAACGACTGCACAACAAAATTCCATAaaattgacattgcaatatttcctCTTACCTCACATTATGTGTGTTCAAATAAAactcaaaaattaaattaatatttaaaactcACAAGGTATCAGCACCAAATAACCTTGTTAAAAAAGTTACACCTAAAAAATTAAGGAACCTGCTTAGCATATAAAATTAAGTGTTCATCACAATGCTCACAATTTAAACCTGTGTGCTGTATGTATGCAtgctaaacaataataattgtaaaatgttGTGGAGATATGGAATATTAAttgtaatgtgacttttttttagcTCCAAAGTGTGGTTTCATCAAAGGAAATGAGAGGATTGTGAAGTTACTTGACATTGTGAAACCAGAGATAATGGGTCTGAAGGAGACCTGCATTGCTGTAAGTGGACAAAACGTTTTAGAAAAATTATCAGATTTTTTCCTAGATATACAGTCGTTTTGCAGTAgtttatctttttttcttcttcaggttTCTTGCTGGATTGCTCATCTGATTCCCAAAATTGAAGATGGAAATGACTTTGGAGTTGCAATTCAGGTTATTAAATTTTAACACCTAATTTAAGATCACTGGTTTATATACATACTGCTAAAAATGTGTTCCTTACTTAAAGTTTTTTGCCTTGTTTCTTGTCCAAGTAtataaaactcttaaatcaagaagcgtgttatagacaagcaaaacatattgtcttctTTTCAGAAATGATACAtcataattaaaggtgcagtaggtgattgttttcataaacatttttttgttgtgctggttaatagtaatgaaaataaatgatctaaatatatttatatgtatttttatattctgggtaaggcataatactaaaaaatattcatccaattaaaatttactaggccgacaattcccataattctgataagtagcccaaactgtctgtcaacaaacttagatttgtacatctgcgcagccCGTTCACACAGATCCGCCGTTTGTGCGTGCACGCGTGCTGCGTTCATGTGCACACAAGAGAGAGGTAAAAACAATTGctcaatcaaaactttttaaaatcttgaatcaatattggagttagttttgcacgctggaggaaagaTGAccccatggctgaagtatttcttttagacaggtaatgttctgattttaaactattttagtcacgcaaagcagATGTAGATTTTGTCGTCTTATGattgggctatatgcacagaagtgttccGACAAAAGATTgatatgaatatttttaatttcaaacctttttttatttagtttttagttttaacGACGAAACATAAGTAAATAAGGCTATTCCGCCAAGCCTgttttactgaggtaaagttggtttcacattggttaattttttaacaatgacaacCTTTGACACagcccctatattgtttaccatgctactttgaatattcggtctgaaatttCATGTAAGTATGGCTGTAAGAGCCATAATTTGATTTCATATAAATTTCTTAATAGTGCTCTACTTTATGTACACTTTACACATGTTTGAGTTATATTACGATATAGAAAAGTGAAAAGAAGAAAGACTGAGCAACACAATCTTTTGACCGGAGTTTgttatgatgctgaaaattcagtaaACATCTTTAAATGGAAAGAAACCAGAGACTGATTTTGAAATTCTGATAGTAcagtggcttagtaataagtgtaattcctgcaccccatcagccaaccactaagcatagaGTAGTCATTTTAGGACAAAGCACaagagagagtgagaccagcgaactttgcatgcatgaaatattgcacattatgacaaagttttgcttgctacacaactcgTGCTagatatattacagttttttgtttgatttgtagtactataaagttttctaactggcgaatgacatgatctagtgggttgtctatgGTCATCTTTAAGTTGCGCACATTCGTGTTTCAGGAAGCATGGCTTTAGATGGCAGTGGAGGGACTGTGTTTGAAAGATATGCTAACGAATAGCATTTTGGaagatcacctactgcatctttaagTGACTTTCCATAAAACAAGCTGTATAATCTGCCAGTGTGGTaggaaaaattatattatatcaaagtaaaaagaaaattatttttcttacgccattggcagattatacagcttgttttaaggaaatactATCCTTAATTTTGATGCATTATctttgaaaacaagacaatttttgcTTGTCTATAGAAAACGCTTCCtggtttaattttttgttttcgatatttggactacaaacaagcattttttgcagtgcattcaTATTCTTCGACACATTTTTGATTCTGAAACTTTAAGATAAGCAGTGGCTAAAATGACTGTTTGATATTTTAGGAAAAAATCATTGAGAGGATTACTGCTGTGAAGACCAAAGTGGAGGGATTCCAGACAAACATTAACAAGTATgaggcttttttaaatgtatttttttattgaacattttaggTTTTGAATTATATACAACAAAGCAAAGTAAAGCAaagtcaaatataaaaaaaaaaaaacagtaatagtgCAATAATAGGTACAAAGTCAGGACTGAAACAATTGATACAGTATCTCTCTGAGATGATTTCTTACTGGCGCCATATATTTTGGCTGTGGTATATTGCAAAATGTCCAATAGATAGAGTTTCCGAGAAAGTTCAATTGGAGTAGATGGATCCAGCCTTATTTTCAGGATCTTGTTGCCGCAGCAGTCAGAACAACTGATAGATCCTTTCTTTGGTTGATGGATAAGCAGATTGATGAATCATCCAGAAGTAATGGATCACATTGGATCTGAGTTTTCATTAGATCTAATAGGTCTCGTACACCTGAACCAGAATAATGCGATTTGAGGACATTCCCAGAACATATGTATATTAGTACCTTGTGCAAAGTTGTTACACAAGTGACAAAAACGGTctgattttcttttcattttaaataacaggcaAGTGGTAGCAAAAGCCTTAAAGATGAATTTACAATGAATCATTTGGtgagctgggttttttttttttgaagttacAAAATCCTCAGAGACAGCTAGCTCCCCAGTCAATCATAGTGTTGGGTTATCTCTCCCAGAAGCCCTCAATTAGCATAACGTATGAGCAATTCTTGACAATTTCAGTTCAATGATCATCTTACTGAACATAGATGTGCAATATTTTAAAGTACACTCATTTATTCCACAGTGTGATGTTGGTAATAAGATTTGTTATCTGCAGGTACTTCTCAGAGAGAGGTGATGCAGTGGCCAAAGCTTCCAAAGACACCCATGTGGTGAGAGAATCAACTTTTTGgtgtatttttctttctttctttctttctacagTTAAGTAAGATTTCAAAATCATATTTTCATTTTGCCATTTGCCAGTTAACCCTTTGATCTATGGtgcaaatacttaaaaataaatactatgaaaattgtttttcaaaatgtctgaTAAAGGTGTCAGAATAAAGACGcatacacattttttaatgtgtaaatTATAACCACAGCTCCACCAAGAACAATAATCACTTTCATTATATGTACTCTGAAAGGTTTGGGCGTATTTAATGAAGACATATGAATCTTTAATGGTGAACTGAACagagaatttaaattaaaatgttcatagAAGTCAAACTTATTTAATCattaagtgtattttattttattattcgcAATTCAGTCTTAAGTTTTCTATAAAATAATTGTTCCATGATGTAATATTAAAGGgttaatttacacaaaaataaaaattctgttattaattactcaacctCATGTTATAAAAATCtactgagaccttcattcatcttagaaacacaaattaagacattttaaaataaatccgCGTTCTCTTgtcctctatagacagcaatagTCATAAGGCATTCAAAGTCCAAAAGGAGCCTAAACATTGTCAGACCATTACATAGGACTTCactggttcaactgtaatcataagaATCTCCACTTTTgtgcccccccaaaaaacaaccTGACAGCAAATAGAAGTTATTGTTGAACAAAGtcatttccatgtttttttttgacacaaaagtgttcttgtagCTTCATATGAAATAACATAGaatgtttttagtgtttttgttcttttttggttttttttctaGCCTCATGACCGTTACTGTCTATAGAGGATGACAAAGCTCTAGGATTtcgtctaaaatatcttaatttgtgttgtcTGAGGGGATTGAAACTACATAATGGTGATTAACTaataacataacatttttatttaatttgaactcTTTTGCGGGTAACtctaatacaatataataatacaatataattttaaataatgtttaaaactttgatttttttttttaccattgtgTAATATGAAGCACTTGTTCTTTTTGACAGATGGATTATCGCTCTCTGGTGCATGAGAAGGATGAAGCAGCATATTCTGAGATTCGAGTGATTGTGCTTGATATATGCGGTTTCTATGTAAGTCTTTcgattatttgctataaattgaAAATACGAATTAACCATAACTGTGGACACAGCTGTAGATTTCATTGTAAAAAGATTCTGcctattttttttgttgttgaatcaaatttatatttttagtaaTTTCAATTTTCATCaatcaaataaagtaaaaatatacactcaccggccactttattaggtaaaccttactagtacccggttggaaccacttttaccttcagaactgcctcaatccttcgtggcatagattcaacaaggtactggaaatattcctcagagactttggtccatattgacatgataacatcacacggttgctgcagatttgtcggatgcaaatccatgatgtgaatctcccattccaccacatcccaaaggtgctctattggattgagttctagtgattgtggaggccgtttgagtacagtgaactcattgcacGTTATCCTACACTGTAGCCATAAAGGAACGGACATGGtcacaacaatactcaggtaggttgggGCGTTTGAGCTCAAAGTGTGCCGAgataatatcccccacaccattacaccaccagcctgaatcattgatacaaggcaggatggatccatgctttcatgttgttgatgccaaattctgaccctaccatccaaatgttg encodes:
- the psme2 gene encoding proteasome activator complex subunit 2, whose protein sequence is MSKANVLKLNSDNALRIENYRQSLYKQAEDLFSNYIPLKISQLDNLLKGDEFSITDLSSLHAPLDIPIPDPPAPEEEEMETDKNEDDEKKKKAPKCGFIKGNERIVKLLDIVKPEIMGLKETCIAVSCWIAHLIPKIEDGNDFGVAIQEKIIERITAVKTKVEGFQTNINKYFSERGDAVAKASKDTHVMDYRSLVHEKDEAAYSEIRVIVLDICGFYAELYDVISKNLEKVTNPKGEEKPSMY